GGGTCTTGGAAAGGATGCACACTGATCATCTCAATAAGACAGGGGCTGGGCTGAGGGCAGCAGAGGAGGCCAAGCACATTCACCTGCACCCCTAGTACCTGGGCAGCCCATACTCCAATGTGGTATGTCCTCCCCTGGGGCTCCCAGCTCAAACCCTCCCATGCCTGCTTCCCCCAGGCCTAACTGAGGAAGTCCTTCTTGAAGTGTGACCTCGGTCCACTTCTCTACAGATTGATTTAAGAGCCTGGGAAGTCATTCCACaaacagacacacatgcacacacgcttCTCACCTTCAGAGCTTCAAGAACACTGAGGGGATCAGTCCCCTACCCCTGTTCCCATCCACTTAGCTTTGACCTCCATGGCAGCAGTGGCGGTAACAATCTCAATAATTGTTCTTTAAAGCTGACTGGTTCTTCACCTACTTGCAAAGTGCTTTCTTGTCTCATAAAAGTTAGATTCCAAGAAGGACTTCCCATGGAGTGGAGTGGAGACACTGTCCTTGAAGGCCTGGGAGAAAGGCATCCCCATGGGCACAGAGGCAAGGGAAAGGCACAGGGACTTTGagtgaccccaaccctaaccctctGCTCCAGTTCACCTCCATCTATAAGTGTTCAGGTAGTGGTCATCCACTGTGCCCTGGCCTGGGAACACACTGCCCTCCCCACACAAAACTGGGGGGCTTGGCTTTTGCATGTGagaaatcaacatttttaaagcacttgCCTTCTACCAACCCCAGCTTGCAATCACTGGGCCTTCCCCTCCTATCCAAGGGGGTGGAGAGGCCCCTTGGCTCTCCTTTAGGCAGGAGGAGCCTGCTTCATTCATTACACCAATGACTGCCATGTCCCTCCCTGGCCCTAGACCCCAAACACATCTCCCTCTCCCCAATTTACTCTTCTTGCCCCACCTAGGGACAGATTCCCCCTGCTCTTTTTGTCCTAGAAACCCCGCTAGTTTGGGATGGTAGCgtctggggtggggagggcttCCCCTTCCCCACTCGAGGGTGCGGGTGGGGAAGGGGGGGGTGGGTGGAGACAGCCCTGGGGCAGGGAGGATGGTCTCTCCACTGTAGAAAGTAGAGTAGGATTGTGGTCAGACTTAATTTGAGGCATCTAGTGAAGACACATACAAATCCACCAAGGAAAaagatttcaaaagcaaaataaaagcgGGAAATAAAACAGACCCAAGAATAGTCAAGTCAAAGTGATGTTGCACAAAATGCAGAGAAACCAAGAAGGGGGAGGGTTAATGTATTAAATGTGCTATTAAgaacttaattttattaaaagtacTATTACTTAAGGCTCTGTCTTTGTTCTCAGCATATGAGTCTGTGCCATCTTGGGGTGAGTGGGAGGATCTGGGTGGGGATTGCAGCTTGGGGTTTCCTCTAGTGTGGCTTTGGGCTCCCTACACACCTGTGAGTAGTGGATGTCTCCAGAGTTCCTTGCCACCCTTAAGTTCCCCCTCTTAGCTCTCCATAGCTCTGCTTGAGTCTTCAAGCTCTTAATCCCCTGCCTTTTCTCTCCATTTACTCCCTTCTCTTCTTTGGAGGTGCAGTCAGGCCTTGTTCCACCCTGACCTGAAGAACAGGGGAAggtgactgggtgcagtggctcatgcctgtaatcccagaactctgggaggccgaggtggatggatcacttaaggccaggagttcaggaccagcctgagcaacatagcgagaccctgtctctaccaaaaacacaaaaaattagctgggcatggtaacgcgtgcctatagtcccagctactcggaggctgaggcaggagaatcacttgaatccaggaggcggaagttgcagtgagctgagatcacgccactgcactccagcctgggcaacagagtgagactccgtcaaaaaaaaaaaaggaacaggggAAGGTGAGGCAGAGACACAGATGCTACCTGGACAGCCATCTCCTAGGCTCTATGGAAAGGGGGCAGAGAGCCAAGAGATAGGGACCCTCCCCATTTACCCCACCAGATTCAATCCATCCCTCTTCTTTGGGATCAGGAAGAAGACTGGATGGGCccggctcggtggctcaagcttgtaatcccagcactttaggaggccaaggcaggcggatcacctgggatcaggagtttgagagcagcctggccaacatggcgaaaccccgtctctactaaaaatacaaaaattagccaagtgtggtggtgggcgcctgtaatcccagatactcgggagattgaggcagggagaactgcttgaacccgagaggtggaggtttcagtgagccgagatcgcaccactgcaccccagcctgggcgacagagtgagactccctctcaaaaaaaaaaaaaaagtctagatgGAGGACTTGGACCTTCCACCTCTCAGGCTTAAAAACCCTTTCCCCAGTACACACCTATAGGACAGGCCCTGACCCCCTCTTCTCCCTTGTATCTCCCGCTGCCTCCTCCCCTTGCCCCTGGCATTGCAGTGACCTCAGTTCTTGGCACCAGGGCCCTCGGCACCAGATGGTGCCCGCCGATGGTTTCCTTTGTCTCGCCTTCCAGATACCCCCTCCCCTCCatgctctcctccctcccccacctgccctggGGGTTGGCAGAGGGAAGGGCAGGCACCTCCCATCCCCTTGGCACCATCCCCAGACCACAGAACTCCAGAGGCAGCTGGCCCTGAGGGGCAGTAGGTATTGTGGGGAGGACAGAGGAAGGGGATCAGGGACTCAGAGGAGGGGCCAAAGTTGAAGGGGAGGTGCAGacaaggagaaaagggaagaagagacgGGAGGCAGCAGAATGACCAGGCATGGATATAAAACAGCTTTATTTGAGGGTCCTAGTCCGTGAGGGGTGGACAGATAAAAGAGGTATTTGTGATAGGGCATGAAGACCTTAAGACCCTCGGGGTGCTGTGAACAGGGAACAGTCCGATATTTGGAACCAAAGGGCTAGGAAAGTTCCCGGGGCTGAAGTGGGGACAAGGGGCACCAAAAAGCCAGTGGGGGCAGGGTGGTGCTGGCCAAGGTCAGAGGCTGATGCAACAGGCCCTCTTCTCCCCAGGGCCAGGctcctgcccagcctgggcaCTGCCCAGAGTGATGGCATTGGTCCGGATGCTGTTCTGTCTCTGCTTGGACACCTTCGCAAAGATCTCTGGGAGGGCAGGGGGCAGTGATCAGGCCAGAAGATTTAGAGCCCatgctccctcctcccccacccctcacaCATACTGCATGCCCCTTCTGAGCATGGGAGTGGCTACACTTGCTGGAGGTTTTGCAGGAAGGAAATGAAGTGTGGACATTGGGGTCCCTTCTACTTACCTGGGTGGAGAAGGAACCAAGAGTCAGCCCCATGGGGAGTGTGGCCTGTTCCCTCCCTGAGCTCCAGGTTGAGTGGGAGGCACTGGGGAGGGACTGAAGGGGACAGGCAGTAGTGCCAGGACCCACAGAGGAGCTGAGAAATTAGCTGGGGTGAGGGCTGAGTGTCTGCATTCATACTGCTGCCTGCAGAAGCCACGGGGATGGAATAGGGGTGCAGAATAAAGGTAGGCTCTAACCTTTCAGGACAGTCTCAAAGGCTAGCTCAACATTGGTAGAGTCCAGGGCTGAGGTCTCCAGGAACAGCAGTCCATTGTTTTCTGCCAGGAAGGGAAACACACCATTAATTGTGGGAGTCaaaggcaataataataataatattaatgtttGCTATATACATTTGCCATGTGCTAAACTCTTGGCATGTAGCAgatcatttaattcttaaaacaacTTATGAGGTAGGTTCATTTAGAAAACtgaatccggccgggcgcggtggctcaagcctgtaatcccagcactttgggaggccgagacgggcggatcacgaggtcaggagtttgagaccatcctggctaacacggtgaaaccctgtctctactgaaaaatacaaaaaactagccgggcgaggtggctggcgcctgtagtcccagctactcgggaggctgaggcaggagaatggcgtaaacccgggaggcggagcttgcagtgagctgagatccggccactgcactccagcccgggcgacagagcaagactccgtctcaaagaaaaaaaagaaaaagaaaagaaaactgaatccaagtcgggcgcagtggctcacgcctgtaatcccagcactttgggaggctgaggcgggtggatcacaaggtcaggagattgagaccatcctggctaacatggtgaaaccccgtctctaccaaaaaatacaaaaaattagctgggcgtggtggcgggcgcctgtagtcccagctattcaggaggctgaggcaggagaatgacgtgaacccaggaggcggagcttgcagtgagcccagatctcaccactgcactccagcctgggcgacagagcgagactgcgtctcaaaaagaaagaaaaaagaaaaaaagataagaaaattgaatccagaaacacaaagaaaacgcATAAGGAACTTGCTCCATGTCCCACAATTTAGTAACTGGCAAAGAGCAGATGGGAGGCTGGGCCATGGGACTCCAGAACACCCTTAACCACCATATTGTGCTGCCTCTAAACCCAGAAGACTCCTGGGAAGTGTATACTCTCCATAAGATCTTTGAGCATTGCAGGGTAGGGCTGCCTTAAAATCAactatgggccgggcacagtggctcacacctgtaatcccagaactttggtaggccaaggcaggtggatcacctgaggtcaggagtttgagaccagcctggccaacacgatgaaaccccatctctattaaaaacacaaaaattagccaggtgtggtggcgcatgcctgtagtctcagctactcaggaggctgaggcatgagaatggcgtgaacccaaaagacagaggttgcagtgagccgagatcatgccactgcactctagcctgggcaacagatggagacccggtctcaaaaaaaaaaaaaaatcaataaagacaaTCTCAGGGCAAGTGGTGGGACATCATGGGAGACACAGGGTCCCAAAGGGGAAGTGCTGGGAAATCCTGAGGAAGAGGGGATGAGGTAGAGGACTGTATAGAGGAAGGCCAGGCTTGGGGCTCTAtgggtgggggcagggcctgggaggcTGCAAGGGGAAGGTGGGGTAAGCTTGGAGGAGTCAGCCTGGGTAGTGGCAGGCTCTCACCAGCGAACATTCGGGCCTCCTCAGTGGGCACTTCCCGGGCCTGGCTGAGGTCACTCTTGTTACCCACGAGCATGACGACGATTGTGGCTTCAGCATGGTCATAGAGCTCTTTCAGCCATCGCTCCACCACAGCATAGGTCTGGTGCTTGGTTAGGTCAAACACCAGGAGGGCCCCCACTGCACCACGATAGTACCTGGGTGGGAATGAGAAGGATGGACAGAGAGATGATCAGGGGCATCGGACCCAGCATCAGAGCAGAGCCATCAAGCTGGAACACCCGGGATCAGAGTACTAGAGATCAGGAAACACAGAAACTTGCGGCCAGGGGCCCAAAACCCAACAGAGCAGCCCAAGgctcctctgccttccagggaCACTAGCCTTGGAGCCTCTAAAGTTTCACCTtcctcggctgggcatggtggttcacgcctgtaatcccagcactttgggaggctgaggcgggtggatcacctgaggtcaggagtttgagactagcctaaccaacatggagaaaccccatttctactaaaaatacaaaaattagccgggcatggtggtgcatgcttgtaatcccagctactcgggaggctgaggcaggagaattgcttgaatccgggaggcagaggttgcagtgagctgagatctctccattgcactctagcctgggcaacaagagcgaaaatttGTTTCAACTGACTAACTACATAAAAAAGTTTCACCTCCCTGCTCTAAAATCTGCATTGGCTCCCTCACAGCCAGCCCCTCTACTTTCTCAGGTCCTCATCCTGATTTTAGCCCCTACTCTCCACCAATGCACATCTGGGCTTTTGCCAACTCTGCCACCTTCAAGATCTTCCTCACATGGCTCCTCAACAGTGGCCTCTTCTCTCTTGTGGCCATCTTCCTAGGATTAGCTGAATGCCTACCTCTTGCAGCAGTCCCTGGCCAGACCATTCAAGGCATCACTGCAAGCATCCAGTCTCCCTCTTGGAGTTGGATGGGATGTCTTCAACTAGTGATGTCTAACTCCCAATTTATTGATGAGTCAACTGAGGCTCATGAGAGATCAGGTAAGGAGGAGCGTGTGTAACCAAAGCCCCTGACTCTTGCTTCCTGCCCCCTGGCGAACAGACCCCATTTTACATGCTTAGGCCTCACACTGACtgaaagacacttttttttttttttgagaccgagtctcacttttgtcgccagactggagtgagtggcacgatctcagctcactgcaacctccacctccca
This Rhinopithecus roxellana isolate Shanxi Qingling chromosome 8, ASM756505v1, whole genome shotgun sequence DNA region includes the following protein-coding sequences:
- the RAB25 gene encoding ras-related protein Rab-25; protein product: MGNGTEEDYNFVFKVVLIGESGVGKTNLLSRFTRNEFSHDSRTTIGVEFSTRTVMLGTAAVKAQIWDTAGLERYRAITSAYYRGAVGALLVFDLTKHQTYAVVERWLKELYDHAEATIVVMLVGNKSDLSQAREVPTEEARMFAENNGLLFLETSALDSTNVELAFETVLKEIFAKVSKQRQNSIRTNAITLGSAQAGQEPGPGEKRACCISL